The Nitrospirota bacterium genomic interval TGGCCTAGGACCAACGATCTCGGGTCGACCCGACCCAGAGGTCGGACAAAACATCAACCACTTAGCCCCAGGAGGGGGGGGAATTTCAGATGAAAGAAAAGGGTCCCTTTTCAGATGAAAGTTGACACGCATCACGAACTGCCTAGCGGGTTACGGAGTTGAGTGCCATGCATCGGCCCTCCTCGCCGGATTTGTTGCTTGTGAACCCCGGTCAACCGGAGCGGTGCTATCAGACCCTGGCCACCAAGCTGACAGCGGTCGAACCGCCGATTTGGGCGGGGTTGATCGCGACGTTTGTCCGTCGGCATGGTTGCTCCGTCGAGATTCTAGACGCACAGGCTGAAGGGTTGGAGCCGGAGGCTGTGGCCCGGAGGGTTGCCGCCCAGCGCCCACTCCTCGCTGCGGTGGTGGTCTACGGGCACAACCCATCGGCCTCGACTCAGTTGATGTCGGCGGCTGGGGCGATTTGCAACATGATCAAGGCGTATTGTCCAGAACAACGGGTTTTGCTCGTCGGTGGACACGTGGCGGCGCTGCCTCGGCGCACCCTCGAGGAAGAAGCGGCCGATTTCGTCTGCGGAGGGGAGGGTCCGGTGACGACGCTGGACTTACTGCAGGCCTGCAAAGGCTCCACTCATCCGAATTACGCGCAGGTCCGCGGCCTATGGTACAGGAGCGACGGGTCTATTCGGACGACCCCTCCCGCGCCTTTGGTGATGGACCTGGATGGAGCTATGCCGGAGGTCGCATGGGACCTTCTCCCCATGAGTCGCTATCGCGCCCACAACTGGCATTGCTTCAGTCGTCTGCATGCGCGACAGCCGTATGCAGCGTTCTACACGACCTTGGGATGCCCCTTCCGCTGCTCCTTCTGCTGCATTCAGGCCCCCTTTAAAACAGGTGAACTGGCGTCTGGATTTCACGAGGACACGAACAGTTACCGGTATTGGCGACCGGATACCATTATCGGGCAAATCGACATGCTGGTGAGGGACTATGGTATTCGCAACATCAAAATCGCGGACGAAATGTTCGTGCTGAATCGGCGACACGTCTCAGCCCTCTGCGATCGTCTCATTGAGCGAGGCTATGACCTGAATCTGTGGGCCTATGCCAGGGTGGACACGGTGCAATCCGACGAACTCATCGCAAAGCTCCAACGTGCGGGCTTCCGATGGCTTGCCCTGGGCATCGAATCGGCGAGCGAGCACGTTCGCCAGGAGGTCAACAAAGGCTTCACCCAGGGGCTCATTGCCAGTGCGGTGAACAGGGTGCGCCAGGCGGGCATTCACGTCGTCGGAAACTATTTATTCGGCCTCCCCGAAGACGATAGAAACAGCCTTGAGGCCACGTTGGATCTTGCCTTGGCTCTCAACACGGAATGGGCCAATTTCTACTGCGCAATGGCCTATCCCGGCTCTGCTCTCTATACGCTGGCGCTCCGCGAGCAGTGGCCGCTGCCAAAGACCTGGTCGGGCTATTCGCAGTATGCCAGCGATTCGCACCCGTTGCCGACAAGATGGCTGTCCTCAACGGAGGTCTTGCAGTTCAGGGATCAGGCCTTCAGGACCTATTTCACCAATCCCCGGTATCTTGATCTGGTAGGTGCAACGTTTGGGAAGGACACACTTCCCCATATCCACGAGATGCTGTCGCATAAGCTGGAAAGACAGACCATCCCGTCGTGGTGCAAGGAGACGACGTACTGGCGGAACGCAGACGGCGGTAGCCGGAGGCGGGTGTTGTTATGAACCACCCTCTACTGTTTCTTGGGTCGCCGCGAGGAACTCGCATCTTGATCGCAGTAGGAAAGGGACATTGGACATGAGTGACACGATCTCCCTGGATGGGGGAACCCCGTTCACCGTGCTCCTCATTCCGTTGGAATTTACCTCGTGGAGCATGGCCAAACCCTGGTCCTATACGGCCAACTTTGCCATTGAGGAGGGCTTGCGTGCCTGCGGCGCTCGTTGCACGGTCCTCCCCGCGCTCTGTCAAGCGCCGGACGTACCGCTCCGGTCGTGGTTGAACCACGCTCAACGTGTGATCGGCACCCAACGATTCGACCAGGTCTGGCTGTGGCTTGTGCACTGTCCGTACCCGGAATCCTTTCTCGACTGGGTTGCGCAGTTGGCTCCCGTTCGGGTTGGCTTCGTCATGGAATCGTTGGAGTACGACGCCGAGGAGTACCGCCGGTACCCGCATCTCCGTGGGCGAGACGCGCGTGTGATGCAGGGGTGCCGGTACCTGACGCATCTTCTGACGGTTGATGAGGAAGACGCCAGGCGATGCAATGACCGCGGGCTGGTCAGAGCGCTCTTTTGGCCACCATCCGTGCCGGCGCGTTTTCTGACGGATACGATTGATCTCCCAAGCCACCCGAAGGGCGCGTTTTATGGTGAGTCGTATGGGGTTCGAGAGACGTGGCTGTCATGGCCGTCCCTCGCACCGTGGTTGGTGCACGCGCCGCAGGCTGAGTCCCGCACGACTTTTCCGCAGCGATTCGACGAACTCCATCGGCAGGTTGCTGATCAATTCCGCGCAGGCAGACGGTGGGACTTCGAGGCAATGGAACGATATGTCGCGGCCTTGCGCGAGCTGCGGGAACAAATTTTTGCGAATTGGCTGGCGCACCTTAAGCAATGGGCGGCAATTGTCAACCTTCCGACCCTGCTGAAGTCCTATCCCGGACGCGTGGTGGAAGCGATGGCCGCCGGTCGTCCGGTGCTCTCATGGTCGATACCGAACCGTCCTAACACGCGTGCCTTGTTCGAAGACAACCGCGAGATCCTGTTAGTTCCGAACACGAATCCCGATGCGTTGGCAGCCGAGTTGGAACTGGTGATCCGAGACTCATCCTTCGCCGCCACGCTGGCTCGAGCGGCGCTGCAAAAGATCCGGCGTTATCACACGAGCGAATACCGCCTTGACCAGACCTTGCGGTGGATGAGAACCGGTGCCGAGCCGGAATACGGCCTTGGCAGGGAGACGTCGCAACTGAACGCGTGCGGCCCCTCGTGCGGAGAGGATGAGGATCCGGCGCTCCGCCAGTCTTCCACCGCTCCGCAGCCCGCATTCCGTCTGGGCGGCAAGCACCAACAAAAAGCGCAGGCCACGGCCGAACGCATTCAGCCTGGCGAGAGGAGAACGGATCATATGCGCACTGATGAGTTTTACACTCAGCTCTTTGTCAACCAGCCGGCGTGGTCTGGTCCCGAGCCCAATGCCGATGAAGCTGCGCGCTGGGCAAAAATCGCAGCATGTTTGGAATTCGTGCGACGAGACCTATTGGCAACAGACGCCCATCGTTCCTTGCGCCTCATCGATGTCGGCTGTGGACGCGGCTGGCTGACGAATCTGGCGTCAATGTATGGCACATGCGAAGGGATCGAGCCAGTCGCAGCTGTGATCGATCATGCGCGGCGGTTGTTTCCTGAGGTGCGCTTCGAAGTGGGAACTGCCGAGACCGTCACCGCACGGCCGGATTTTGAGCCTTACGATATCGTGCTCTGCTCGGAAGTGATTGAGCACGTGCCCTATGCCGACAAGGCCGCTTTTCTTCAAGGACTGGCTGCGCTGCTGAAGCCAGGGGGGTATCTCGTGTTGACGACGCCCCGCGGCGACGTGTGGGAGGAATGGCAAAAAGTCGCGCATCCCAACCAACCGATCGAAGACTGGCTGACGGAAAACCAATTGGGTCAGTTGTTGCGCGAACAGGGATTTCACCCGCGGGGTTGTGACCGGATCTATGTCGAGCTCCCTGCCCTCAGTTATGTTCCCGCACCGATGCCACGCGATTTTGCCACGCGCCGGCTGCTGCCGATTTATCAGGTCTGGGTCTGTCAATGGGCACCTGGAGAGACGGCTTTCCCTCGGCCTTTCTGCCGATCGGCGTTGGTGTCCGTGGTCGTCCCGACTTACAACCGTCCGGAACGTCTCCGCGAGGCATTGGCCAGTTTAGCCAGACAGACCTTTCGGGATTTCGAAGTGATCGTCGTAAACGACGGAGGCCAGGACGTCTCGGCGGTGGTGGCCGAGGCCAACCGCGACGGCCGCATCACCTACATCGTGCATGACAAGAATCGAGGGCTTGCGGCCGCGCGGAATACTGGCCTGCGCCATGCGAGGGGGCGCTACATCGCCTACCTTGACGACGACGATCGCTTCCTTCCAGATCACTTGGAAGTTCTCGTCACCGCGCTCGCTGGTGGGACTCACAAGGTCGCCTATACCGATGCCTGGCGCGTGCACGAACGGAAAGAAGGGGATCGGTTTGTCGAGATCGGCCGCGATGTGCCCTACTCGAGAGACTTCGACCCCGCCTTACTGCTCGTCAGTAATTACATTCCGGTCCTCTGCATTGTGCACGAACGAGCCTGCCTCGAACAAGTGGGGCTGTTCGACGAGAGTCTCTTCGCCCATGAAGACTGGGATCTGTGGATCAGAATGGCCACGCAATTCGCCTTTCTGCACGTCAAGAAAACGACAGCGGAATTCACGTGGCGAAACGATGGCTCATCCATGACGAGCGGGCGACCGGACGCGTTCGCCAGAACCACCGAGATCATCTATCGGAAATACAGCCCCTATAGCGACCACTTGCCGATCGTCCGTGCAGCTCAAGCACAGCGGAGCGGTCACTTGCGCCTACGACAGACGACTCGTGAAGTGACCTGCTCCATCATCATCCCGGTTTGGAATAAGGTGGAGTTGACGAGACGGTGCCTGGAAGCTCTGGCGACCACACCGGATGAGCCGAGGTGGGAAGTCATCATTGTCGACAACGGCTCGACCGATGGGACATCGGCGTTGCTTGCGGAACTCGGCGGCGACGTGCGGATCATCCGCAACGATGAGAATCTGGGGTTCGCGAAGGCCTGCAACCAAGGCGCGAAGGCGGCTAGAGGCCGTTATCTGGTGTTCCTCAACAACGACACCATTCCGCAATCTGGTTGGCTGGAGGCGCTGGTGCGGGAAGTCGAAGAGCATGCCGACGTCGCCGTGGTGGGCAGCAAGTTGCTGTACCCCGATGGGACGATCCAGCACGCCGGTGTGGCGTTTTCCCACGTGTGGTTCACGCCGTATCATTTGTACCAGGGTTGTCCAGCCGACTTGCCGGCGGTGAACCGGCGGCGTGAATTTCAGGCGGTGACGGCCGCCTGCATGCTGGTACGTCGAGAGGTGTTCGACGAAGTCGGGGGATTCGACGAAGGGTACCGGAACGGCTTCGAGGATGTGGATCTGTGCCTCAAGGTTCGCGAACGAGGATGGAAGATCGTCTATCAACCGAAGAGTGTGCTGTACCATCTCGAAAGCCAAACACCCGGACGCAAAGCCCATGATGCGGACAACAGCCGTCTGTTCCTGACCCGGTGGGGGTCATGCTGGTGGTTGGCGGATGAAGACCTGCTCGCATTTGAGGATGGATTCTATTGCGAGTATCCCACCGTGAATTCGGTACAGCAACGTCCCCTCATCGATCCGGCGCAGCGAGAAAGGTGGCAAGTCGTTGCGGAGACCCAACTCGCAGGGCAACGGCGCAACTTCGAAGCGGTCCGGTCGCGACTCCGAAAGCCGGATCGGTGGCCGGACAATCCCATGGTGCTGCGATGGGGAGCGCGGGTCGCGCAGGTGCTCGACGAAGCCGAAGCGGCAGAGCAGTTGTGGCGCCGTGTGCTGGAGCTGAAGGAAGATCCGGAGGCCAGGACAGCATTGGCCAAAGCAGCGCTCGCAGCCGGCCGGCTGGAAGAGGCTGAGGCGCAGTTGACCAGGATTCGGGCCGGCGCACAGGGTGGCGGAGAAGCCTGGCTCCTTCAGGGTGTCCTCGCCATGCAGCGACAGGCATTTGGCGAGGCAGCGGCGCCATTCGATGCCGCGCTGGCTGAGGGAGCCGATCGACGGAAAGCCCGGCTGGGACTGGTGATGGCACGTCTGGGGTTGTTGGAGACGGAATACTCAGAACAGCAAAAACCACATGACATAGGGCAAAAGCCAGCAGCAAGAAAGGACGCGCAAGAGAGCCCGGTCAGGCAATGGGCCCACCACGCAGAATCGGCGTGGGAGTTGGCGGTGGCGCTCCTCGAAGAGTGTCCCGACGACGCGGAGGTGATCCATTGGCTGCTCCGCGCAGGGAGGGTTCTAGAGCGCTGGGCGGCGTTAGCCGAGCGGCTCGCGCGGTTCGTCCAGCGAAATCCCGGTGAGCTGGCCATACGGTATGCGTGGGCTGGCGTCCTCCTCCGCTGCGGGCGAGTAGATGAGGCTAGGCGTGAGGCCGAAACGATCCGGCTGCTTCAGCCGGACTTTCAGGGACTTAGGGATCTGGAAAAGGCATTAGAGGCAAACGGGCAAGAAGTCGAGGTGAACTCGGGGTGAAATCGCTCACGCGAAGATGGCACTCATACAGACTTCAAGACCGAGGAAGGTCGGGGCAGTGAATGTGTGTCCCATGTCAGGGGGGCCGATCAGCCGATAGCCTTGCCGGTCAAGCTAATACAATTGCACCGGTTTCGCCGGGGGCTCCAAGAACCAGCATTTCGACAGGCCAAAGCGGGCGTTGAGCTTCATCAAGTCCATGCCAAATGCTTAGTAAATGGAGAGCAGATTTCGATTCCCAGATCGACGGGGTCTTCCGCACCTCGTATAGAGACACGGGACACATTCTCCTTGGCGAAAAACAGGAGATAAGGCTTCACGATGCCGGCCGGGGACCAGATGACGTCCAAGGGCGCGTACATGAGATTATTTAGGTCATGCTCTCTGATGACATGTTCAAACACCCCAAATAGGTTTGGGGGAGCTTTCTGACGGCGGAATTCCAGGGATAGCCTCATATAGAAATCGCCGTCGATCAATTCTTAACGTTTTCCGTCATCGAAAAGGGCGCACAAATCGTCGCAGGAGTATTTGAGGCCGCGTGGATCATTGTGGAACTCATCGCTCGAGCGTCTCGCTTCAAACTGGAACGCGGATGCTAGTCAAGGAAACTGTGGCAAGCAGGGCGCTGGTGATCCAATTGGCCCGCCTCGGCGACATCGTGCAGTCGGCGCCGGCAATCCTGGCGCTCAAGGCGCAGGACCGCGACCGACTCGTCGATGTGCTCTGCCCGGCCCCTTTGGCGACGCTGGCTGCCTGTTTGCCGGGAGTGTCAACAGTGGTCCCCTGGGACGGCATGCGGTGGAGGGCCCTTGCGCGGCGCTCGTCGCTGGACGAAGCCGAGGCGACGTTTCGCGAACTTGTGCCCGAGTTGTACCAGACGGTATTCAACCTCAACAATCACCCACTAGCAATTTACGCCGCCCATCTGCTCGGCACACGCGTGGTTGGACCCGGCGAGGCCGGACCGTTGAGCGAGACGTTGCTGCCGTGGGCCGCGTATCTCCGTCAGGTCGCTCAGGAACCTGGGGCGAACCGGGTGCACCTCGCTGATGCCTGGTGCGGATTCTGTGGCGTGAAGCCCACTGGCCTGGCGCCTCGCCTTGAAGCTTTCCCGGTCGAACTGGATTCCGATCTCAGGCGGTTTACTCAAAGTGACAGGCTTCGCATCGCAGTCGTTGTGGGAGCGGGAGATCAAACCCGGGTGATCCCGCCGTCGATGTGGGCGCAATGGATCACTGTTTTAGCCAAGGCATGCACTAATTGGACCGTCGTGTTGATCGGCGGTGCGGGCGAGCATGAAGCCGCATTGGCGATCCACGAGGCGCTGTCTCCTCTGGTGGGGGGACAGGTCTGGGATGCGACCGGCAGAACGACGCTTCGCCAATTGGCCGGGCTGTTGGCGTGCTGCCAGTGGGTGGTCGGTGCCGACACCGGGCCGCTCCATCTGGGCACGGCGGTCGGCGCCAGGGCGATGGGCTTCTATCTCGGCCGAGCCCGGGTGCATGAGACCGGGCCGTATGGAATCGGGCATTGGGTCTGGCAGGCCGATCCATCTGGACGGTTCGACCTTCACAGTTCGAAGTGCGAAGATGATGGATTCGGAGAGCATATGGGTTGGCCAATGACGACCCTCGGACTTCGAACTTCGAACCTCGAAGGGACCTGGCCGGTGGAGGAGAGCATCGAGTTGTTGCTGACTGGGTCCTGTTCGTCCGTTCCGGAGGGCTGGTCGCTGTGGCAGAGTCATCTCGACCGATGGGGTGTGTACTACACGGTGGCGGGTGCGGCGGCTGAGCCGGACCTCAGCCGGGAGGATGTCTGGAGGCGACTGGCATGAACATTCTCCTCTTGGGCAATCCGTACTTCCGCCAGGACTTGGTCGAGCTCGGCCACGAGGTGAAGACTGCCAAGTTCGTGTGTCGAGTGGATGTGCAGGTCGGGCGACCGCCGATCGCTGCGCAATTGCGGAACAATATAAGGCCCTGGCCGTAGTTGCAGCGCGAACCGCGTGGAAAGCGGTGAGGACAAGAGTCCGTTCATGAAGAGCTTCTCAGCGAATTGTGCCCGTCTGGCCGGCCGTGATGCCTTGTTGGCAGCTCGCCTTCGCGAGAGCGGTGGAGGCGTACTGTCAGTGACAGCGGCCAGGAACGGCCTGCCGACCGCAACAATCCATGGTCGCTGGGTCCATAGTGCCTATGATCCGTGGAATGAGGCGGAGGTGTGGGCTGAAGCGCAGGCGAAGGCCTATCAGTCCGGTGAGGTCGCGGTTGTGCTCGGGGTGGGATTGCTCTATCACGTGGAGGCGCTCGTGCGGCGGCTTCCGGCTGATGCGCGTGTGACAGTGGTTGTGCCGGACCTGCGCGAGCTGCACGATGCCTGTGAAGCACGGGATCTCACTGGATGGGTTGACCGTGCGGCATGGAGATGGGGCGAGCCCGGGCAGATTGCGCGGGGGCTGGCGGAGTCGGACCGGCCGCTTCGGTTCCTGACATACGCGCCGGCCGCGCGGCTCCATGCCGACGTGCATGCTCGGATCGAGGAAGCCCTGCGCCGGAGGTTGGCCGCTCAGGCCGGTGGCCAACTGCACGTCGCTGTGGTCGGACCCATTTACGGGGGTTCCTTACCCATCGCCCGCTACGCGGCATCGGCGCTGGAAACTCTCGGCCACCGTGTCAACTGGATCGACCATAGCGCCCATGACGGCAGCTATCGCATCCTGGGAGGGCTCAAGGAGCCGCGGCATCGCCTGACTCTTCAAGGCAAGTTTGCGGAGATGCTGGGCCTGCTGACGCTCGTGCGGCTAGCGGAGGATCCACCAGATCTGGTGATCGCTTTGGCGCAGGCTCCCCTGGAGATGCCGGTTTTGGAGCATCTGCGCCGCAAGAAATTTCTGACCGCCATATGGTTCGTGGAGAACTACCGCCACCTCACCTACTGGCAACAGCTCGCCGCCGGGTACGACCACTGGTTCGTCATTCAAAAAGGGGCCTACGAGGAGATGCTCCGGCGTGCCGGTGCTCCGCACGTCACCTATCTCCCGCTTGCCGCGGATCCGGCGGTGCACCGGTCCATCGAGTTGAGTGACAGCGAACGCGCGGAATTCGGGGCCGATGTCTCATTCGTCGGAGCCGGATACGCCAACCGCCGCGCGATCCTCCCCCGTCTGGTTAAGGCCGAATGGACCTTTAAGCTGTGGGGCAATGAATGGGATGGCGCGACAGATCTGGGAGGTGTGCTCCAGCGGCAGGGATCGCGAATCGACACCGAAACCTGCGTGAAAATCTTCAATGCCACCACGATCAATCTCAATCTGCATTCCTTCACCGGAACCACCTTGGATCCTCAGGGGGATTTTGTCAATCCGCGCACCTTTGAGCTGGCGGCCTGCGGCGCCTTTCAACTGACGGACCGCCGCTCGTTGCTGCCAGAGGTGTTCACGGCGGAGGAGGTCGCTTGTTTCGAGTCACCTGACGAGCTGCCGTCGCAGATCAGACAGTGGCTACATGAACCGGAGGCCCGACAAGCGATGGCGAAAGCCGCCCTTCGGCGAGTCTTGGCCGAGCACACCTACGTCCACCGAATGCGGGATCTGCTCGCTGAGGTGGGACTGAGGCAGCCCGACCGGGTCGGCTCGATCCTGCGCGGGGACCGTCAGGCGTCCCGGCTGGTGGCTTGCTGCGACAAGAGCCCTGAGTTGATCCCTCTGCTGCGGCAATTTCCGGACTCCCAGCGGGTGGAGCTCAAAGCGCTCGCCTCCCGAATCCGTGCAAAGGGACCGACCGCCAAGTTGTCGCGCGACGAACTGTTGGTGCTCATGCTCGATGAGTATCGGAGCGAAACGAGAGATCTGGTCTGAGAAATATGAACGATGAGTCCTGAATATTGAAAGGGGACCTGCAAACGGTCGTTTCCTCTGCGGTGCGTCGATAGCTATGTCTCGACAGGTGCTCATCATCAACATTACCCGCATGGGAGACCTGGTGCAGACCGTGCCGCTTCTAGCTCGCCTGCGGCACGAGCGGCCTGAGGTCGAGGTTGACCTCGTGGTCGACGTGAGTTTTGCCCCGGTCGCCGCCTTGCTTCCGGGATTCCGGCAGGTCTTCGCGTTCAATTTTCACGGACTAGTGGATGACAGTCGAGCGATGGCCAAGGACCTCGTATCGCTTTACGCCGATGTCGAGGCGTGGGTCAAGCCGCTGCGCGACGCACGCTACGACCGGATCGTCAACCTAACCTTTAACCGGCGCAGCGGCCTGATGGCATCGTGTATCGGTGCTCCTGATATTCGCGGCGTCTCGGTATCGGCGGACGGCTCGACGCTCGTGCGCGATCCGTGGATGGCGTATTTCACCGATCTCCATCATTACCGCCGCCTCAACCGGTTCAATCTCGTGGACTTGTATGCCTTAGGTGGAAGCGGTCCCGGTCCCTTTTCGCCGCTCGCGGTCACAGTTCCTCGGAAGGCAGCCGAGTGGGCGAAGAGTTTTTTACGGTTAGCCGTGCGAAGTATCTCCCATTCTCCGGCCTTGAACGTGAAACCGAAGCTGTGGATTGCCGTGCAGGCCGGCGCGAGCGAGGCGATCAAGGCGTGGCGGCCCGAGTACTTCGGGCGTACGATGGCTGCGCTCAGTCACCGGCTTCGGGTGGGCTTCGTCATGATCGGGACGAAGCAGGAGAGGGGGATGGTAGAAGAAGCCATC includes:
- a CDS encoding glycosyltransferase, which gives rise to MKSFSANCARLAGRDALLAARLRESGGGVLSVTAARNGLPTATIHGRWVHSAYDPWNEAEVWAEAQAKAYQSGEVAVVLGVGLLYHVEALVRRLPADARVTVVVPDLRELHDACEARDLTGWVDRAAWRWGEPGQIARGLAESDRPLRFLTYAPAARLHADVHARIEEALRRRLAAQAGGQLHVAVVGPIYGGSLPIARYAASALETLGHRVNWIDHSAHDGSYRILGGLKEPRHRLTLQGKFAEMLGLLTLVRLAEDPPDLVIALAQAPLEMPVLEHLRRKKFLTAIWFVENYRHLTYWQQLAAGYDHWFVIQKGAYEEMLRRAGAPHVTYLPLAADPAVHRSIELSDSERAEFGADVSFVGAGYANRRAILPRLVKAEWTFKLWGNEWDGATDLGGVLQRQGSRIDTETCVKIFNATTINLNLHSFTGTTLDPQGDFVNPRTFELAACGAFQLTDRRSLLPEVFTAEEVACFESPDELPSQIRQWLHEPEARQAMAKAALRRVLAEHTYVHRMRDLLAEVGLRQPDRVGSILRGDRQASRLVACCDKSPELIPLLRQFPDSQRVELKALASRIRAKGPTAKLSRDELLVLMLDEYRSETRDLV
- a CDS encoding glycosyltransferase family 9 protein, with the translated sequence MASRALVIQLARLGDIVQSAPAILALKAQDRDRLVDVLCPAPLATLAACLPGVSTVVPWDGMRWRALARRSSLDEAEATFRELVPELYQTVFNLNNHPLAIYAAHLLGTRVVGPGEAGPLSETLLPWAAYLRQVAQEPGANRVHLADAWCGFCGVKPTGLAPRLEAFPVELDSDLRRFTQSDRLRIAVVVGAGDQTRVIPPSMWAQWITVLAKACTNWTVVLIGGAGEHEAALAIHEALSPLVGGQVWDATGRTTLRQLAGLLACCQWVVGADTGPLHLGTAVGARAMGFYLGRARVHETGPYGIGHWVWQADPSGRFDLHSSKCEDDGFGEHMGWPMTTLGLRTSNLEGTWPVEESIELLLTGSCSSVPEGWSLWQSHLDRWGVYYTVAGAAAEPDLSREDVWRRLA
- a CDS encoding glycosyltransferase, whose translation is MSDTISLDGGTPFTVLLIPLEFTSWSMAKPWSYTANFAIEEGLRACGARCTVLPALCQAPDVPLRSWLNHAQRVIGTQRFDQVWLWLVHCPYPESFLDWVAQLAPVRVGFVMESLEYDAEEYRRYPHLRGRDARVMQGCRYLTHLLTVDEEDARRCNDRGLVRALFWPPSVPARFLTDTIDLPSHPKGAFYGESYGVRETWLSWPSLAPWLVHAPQAESRTTFPQRFDELHRQVADQFRAGRRWDFEAMERYVAALRELREQIFANWLAHLKQWAAIVNLPTLLKSYPGRVVEAMAAGRPVLSWSIPNRPNTRALFEDNREILLVPNTNPDALAAELELVIRDSSFAATLARAALQKIRRYHTSEYRLDQTLRWMRTGAEPEYGLGRETSQLNACGPSCGEDEDPALRQSSTAPQPAFRLGGKHQQKAQATAERIQPGERRTDHMRTDEFYTQLFVNQPAWSGPEPNADEAARWAKIAACLEFVRRDLLATDAHRSLRLIDVGCGRGWLTNLASMYGTCEGIEPVAAVIDHARRLFPEVRFEVGTAETVTARPDFEPYDIVLCSEVIEHVPYADKAAFLQGLAALLKPGGYLVLTTPRGDVWEEWQKVAHPNQPIEDWLTENQLGQLLREQGFHPRGCDRIYVELPALSYVPAPMPRDFATRRLLPIYQVWVCQWAPGETAFPRPFCRSALVSVVVPTYNRPERLREALASLARQTFRDFEVIVVNDGGQDVSAVVAEANRDGRITYIVHDKNRGLAAARNTGLRHARGRYIAYLDDDDRFLPDHLEVLVTALAGGTHKVAYTDAWRVHERKEGDRFVEIGRDVPYSRDFDPALLLVSNYIPVLCIVHERACLEQVGLFDESLFAHEDWDLWIRMATQFAFLHVKKTTAEFTWRNDGSSMTSGRPDAFARTTEIIYRKYSPYSDHLPIVRAAQAQRSGHLRLRQTTREVTCSIIIPVWNKVELTRRCLEALATTPDEPRWEVIIVDNGSTDGTSALLAELGGDVRIIRNDENLGFAKACNQGAKAARGRYLVFLNNDTIPQSGWLEALVREVEEHADVAVVGSKLLYPDGTIQHAGVAFSHVWFTPYHLYQGCPADLPAVNRRREFQAVTAACMLVRREVFDEVGGFDEGYRNGFEDVDLCLKVRERGWKIVYQPKSVLYHLESQTPGRKAHDADNSRLFLTRWGSCWWLADEDLLAFEDGFYCEYPTVNSVQQRPLIDPAQRERWQVVAETQLAGQRRNFEAVRSRLRKPDRWPDNPMVLRWGARVAQVLDEAEAAEQLWRRVLELKEDPEARTALAKAALAAGRLEEAEAQLTRIRAGAQGGGEAWLLQGVLAMQRQAFGEAAAPFDAALAEGADRRKARLGLVMARLGLLETEYSEQQKPHDIGQKPAARKDAQESPVRQWAHHAESAWELAVALLEECPDDAEVIHWLLRAGRVLERWAALAERLARFVQRNPGELAIRYAWAGVLLRCGRVDEARREAETIRLLQPDFQGLRDLEKALEANGQEVEVNSG
- a CDS encoding radical SAM protein; the encoded protein is MHRPSSPDLLLVNPGQPERCYQTLATKLTAVEPPIWAGLIATFVRRHGCSVEILDAQAEGLEPEAVARRVAAQRPLLAAVVVYGHNPSASTQLMSAAGAICNMIKAYCPEQRVLLVGGHVAALPRRTLEEEAADFVCGGEGPVTTLDLLQACKGSTHPNYAQVRGLWYRSDGSIRTTPPAPLVMDLDGAMPEVAWDLLPMSRYRAHNWHCFSRLHARQPYAAFYTTLGCPFRCSFCCIQAPFKTGELASGFHEDTNSYRYWRPDTIIGQIDMLVRDYGIRNIKIADEMFVLNRRHVSALCDRLIERGYDLNLWAYARVDTVQSDELIAKLQRAGFRWLALGIESASEHVRQEVNKGFTQGLIASAVNRVRQAGIHVVGNYLFGLPEDDRNSLEATLDLALALNTEWANFYCAMAYPGSALYTLALREQWPLPKTWSGYSQYASDSHPLPTRWLSSTEVLQFRDQAFRTYFTNPRYLDLVGATFGKDTLPHIHEMLSHKLERQTIPSWCKETTYWRNADGGSRRRVLL